In Streptomyces sp. NBC_00483, a single window of DNA contains:
- a CDS encoding SPFH domain-containing protein, which produces MDAIVIPILVAAIVVIFLVATSVRIVPQARRYNIERFGRYRRTLQPGLNLVLPVADRVNTKLDVREQVYSSDPRPVITEDNLVVNIDTVLYYQITDPRSAAYEVADYLQAIDQLTVTTLRNVIGSMDLEETLTSREEINTRLRTVLDDATGKWGIRVNRVEIKAIDPPNTIKEAMEKQMRAERDKRAAILHAEGERQAKILTAEGTKQKDILEAQGTQQAMILRADGEAKAVERVFQAVHRNNADPKILAYKYLETLPHLAKSENNTFWVIPGELTEAVRSVSSAFADHSTMGLPKNVQAEEAASGHAADTADDSGTQEIEPGPQNTAAAAADEVAKQAAAAVNNAKAEAEAARTPQVPGRGKPSTD; this is translated from the coding sequence GTGGACGCAATTGTCATCCCGATTCTGGTGGCGGCCATCGTCGTCATCTTTCTCGTGGCCACCTCCGTGCGGATCGTCCCGCAGGCCCGCCGCTACAACATCGAACGGTTCGGCAGATACCGCCGCACCCTGCAGCCCGGCCTGAACCTCGTGCTGCCGGTGGCCGACCGCGTCAACACCAAGCTCGATGTGCGCGAACAGGTCTATTCGTCCGACCCGAGGCCGGTCATCACCGAGGACAACCTCGTGGTGAACATCGACACCGTCCTCTACTACCAGATCACCGACCCCAGGTCGGCGGCGTACGAGGTGGCCGACTACCTGCAGGCGATCGATCAGCTCACCGTGACCACGCTGCGCAACGTCATCGGCAGCATGGACCTGGAGGAGACGCTCACCTCGCGCGAGGAGATCAACACCCGGCTGCGCACCGTCCTCGACGACGCCACCGGCAAGTGGGGCATCCGCGTCAATCGCGTCGAGATCAAGGCCATCGACCCGCCGAACACGATCAAAGAGGCGATGGAGAAGCAGATGCGGGCCGAGCGGGACAAGCGCGCGGCCATCCTGCACGCCGAAGGGGAACGACAGGCCAAGATCCTCACTGCGGAGGGCACGAAGCAGAAGGACATCCTGGAGGCACAGGGCACGCAGCAGGCCATGATCCTGCGGGCGGACGGCGAGGCCAAGGCGGTGGAGCGCGTCTTCCAGGCCGTCCATCGCAACAACGCCGACCCGAAGATCCTCGCCTATAAGTACCTCGAGACGCTGCCGCACCTGGCGAAGAGCGAGAACAACACGTTCTGGGTGATCCCGGGAGAGCTGACGGAGGCGGTCCGCTCCGTCTCCAGCGCCTTCGCCGACCATTCGACGATGGGGCTGCCCAAGAACGTGCAGGCCGAGGAGGCCGCCTCCGGCCACGCCGCCGACACCGCGGACGACAGCGGAACCCAGGAGATCGAGCCGGGCCCGCAGAACACCGCCGCCGCGGCCGCCGACGAGGTCGCCAAGCAGGCCGCCGCCGCGGTGAACAACGCGAAGGCCGAGGCGGAGGCCGCGCGGACGCCCCAGGTGCCGGGCCGGGGGAAGCCGTCCACGGACTGA
- a CDS encoding 3-hydroxyacyl-CoA dehydrogenase NAD-binding domain-containing protein, translating to MTDTEHTEATQRIDVVVVGAGRMGQGIARAFLAAGMDVTLADVKETDEDRAPYRKAAEQQVLERLRADADSGRPPQLVVCDRESAVAQLADADVVFEAVPEVIDVKRDILSWVDAHVADDAVIASTTSTFLVTEIADLVDDPSRVLNAHWLNPADLMPLVEVSRSDRTDPAQVERMTGLLRRIGKIPVVCGPAAGYIVPRLQVLVMNEAARMVEEGVATATDIDLAVRAGLGTRFSVLGPLEFIDWGGGDILYYASRYLTAQLGDRFRAPSVVEDNMATHRRGLQDHTGFYEYDPESIAAYQAGRTREFEALLSLRGPELRAEPVLSERPVPPPDTDR from the coding sequence ATGACGGACACGGAGCACACCGAAGCGACGCAACGCATCGACGTGGTGGTGGTCGGTGCCGGACGCATGGGACAGGGCATCGCGCGCGCCTTCCTGGCCGCGGGCATGGACGTCACCCTCGCGGACGTCAAGGAGACGGACGAGGACCGGGCGCCATACCGGAAGGCGGCCGAGCAACAGGTCCTGGAACGCCTGCGAGCCGACGCCGACTCCGGCCGGCCACCCCAACTCGTCGTCTGCGACCGCGAGTCCGCAGTGGCCCAACTCGCCGACGCGGACGTGGTGTTCGAAGCCGTGCCCGAGGTCATCGACGTCAAGCGCGACATCCTCTCCTGGGTCGACGCGCACGTGGCGGACGACGCGGTCATCGCCTCGACCACGTCGACCTTCCTCGTCACCGAGATCGCCGACCTCGTCGACGACCCGAGCCGCGTCCTGAACGCCCACTGGCTGAACCCCGCCGACCTCATGCCCCTCGTCGAGGTCAGCCGCAGTGACCGTACCGACCCCGCGCAGGTGGAGCGGATGACCGGGCTGCTCCGGCGGATCGGCAAGATACCGGTCGTGTGCGGACCCGCGGCCGGCTACATCGTGCCCCGGCTCCAGGTCCTCGTCATGAACGAGGCCGCCCGCATGGTCGAGGAGGGCGTCGCGACCGCCACCGACATCGACCTCGCCGTACGCGCCGGCCTCGGAACGCGCTTCTCCGTGCTGGGCCCGCTGGAGTTCATCGACTGGGGCGGCGGGGACATCCTGTACTACGCCTCCCGCTACCTCACCGCCCAGCTCGGCGACCGGTTCCGCGCGCCCTCCGTGGTCGAGGACAACATGGCGACCCACCGCCGCGGCCTCCAGGACCACACCGGCTTCTACGAGTACGACCCCGAGAGCATCGCCGCGTACCAGGCGGGCCGCACGCGGGAGTTCGAGGCGCTGCTGAGCCTGCGCGGGCCCGAACTCCGCGCGGAACCCGTGCTGTCGGAGCGGCCGGTCCCACCTCCGGACACCGACCGGTGA
- a CDS encoding NAD/NADP-dependent octopine/nopaline dehydrogenase family protein, which translates to MDITILGGGHGCFAAAAELAENAHTVRWWRRDTMALDALRALGALGVRDHRGSRNVPVSDTARAGAIHPVADLAEAVRGATLVVVPLPATVHEDLAARVAPLLQDGQVVFLPPGTFGTLLFAKAMAEAGNTADVALAETGTLPYLARTHGPAEVVVSGYATRLPTGVFPVRSSDAAFRVLREAYPSVEPVEDSLSGALMNAGPVIHPPLILMNAGPLEHSSSWDIHNEGTQPSIRRVTDALDAERIAVREALGYAAPHFPLADHYATDGDEWMYGRAAHERLTDSGDWREKIDLLDHRYMLEDTRLGLSFLVSVGRWAGIQTAVAQGLLSIASAGTGKDLYAEGRTLESLGLARLTRPELTKLLHEGLPG; encoded by the coding sequence ATGGACATCACCATCCTCGGCGGCGGACACGGATGCTTCGCCGCGGCGGCGGAACTCGCGGAGAACGCCCACACCGTGCGCTGGTGGCGCCGGGACACCATGGCCCTGGACGCGCTGCGCGCCCTCGGCGCCCTCGGCGTCCGCGACCATCGCGGCAGCAGGAACGTACCGGTGAGCGACACGGCACGCGCCGGGGCCATCCATCCCGTCGCGGACCTCGCGGAAGCCGTACGCGGCGCGACACTCGTGGTCGTGCCGCTGCCGGCCACCGTGCACGAGGACCTGGCCGCCCGGGTGGCACCGCTGCTCCAGGACGGCCAGGTGGTGTTCCTGCCGCCGGGTACCTTCGGCACGCTGCTCTTCGCCAAGGCGATGGCCGAGGCGGGCAACACGGCGGACGTCGCGCTCGCCGAGACCGGCACGCTGCCCTATCTGGCGCGTACGCACGGACCGGCCGAGGTGGTGGTGAGCGGGTACGCGACGCGGCTGCCCACCGGCGTCTTCCCGGTCCGCTCCTCCGACGCCGCGTTCCGCGTGCTGCGGGAGGCCTACCCGTCCGTCGAACCGGTCGAGGACAGCCTCAGTGGCGCGCTCATGAACGCGGGCCCGGTGATCCATCCGCCGCTCATCCTCATGAACGCCGGTCCGTTGGAGCACAGTTCGTCCTGGGACATCCACAACGAAGGGACCCAGCCGTCGATCCGCCGGGTCACCGACGCCCTCGACGCCGAACGGATCGCGGTCCGCGAGGCGCTCGGATACGCCGCCCCGCACTTCCCGCTCGCCGACCACTACGCGACGGACGGCGACGAGTGGATGTACGGTCGCGCGGCCCACGAACGGCTCACAGACAGCGGCGACTGGCGGGAGAAGATCGACCTGCTCGACCACCGGTACATGCTGGAGGACACCCGCCTCGGCCTGTCGTTCCTGGTGTCGGTCGGACGCTGGGCCGGCATCCAAACAGCGGTCGCACAGGGCCTGTTGAGCATCGCGTCCGCCGGCACCGGCAAGGACCTGTACGCCGAAGGCCGCACGCTGGAGTCCCTCGGCCTGGCGCGGCTCACCCGTCCCGAACTGACCAAGCTGCTTCACGAAGGGTTGCCGGGATGA
- a CDS encoding spinster family MFS transporter: MTEPSLLSEIEPEPRMSERYKSYIVGICTAAYVLSFVDRQALSLMIEPIKRDLSLTDTQFSLLSGLAFSVLYAVMGLPIAALADRRSRPVIISIGIALWSLATALSGLSKGFAHMFLARVGVGVGEASLTPSAYSMFSDMYPKSRLGRAAGIYSLGSFIGGSAAFFIGGYVIGLLKDVDRVSLPLVGDVHAWQLTFFIIGLPGLLVALVFLLTVRDPVRRGLARDSAGAVRKVAMRDVFTFLRSHARTFFCHYAGFSCYAMVLLGLMAWVPAFYMRAFGLSATEVGYVLGGVVLLANGSGVLFGGWLVDRLTKLGHPDGAMRAGVIGAIGMLVPVIVFPHVRPLWLSLALLAVTMFFASFPMPASTAAMQVLSPNQMRAQVSAVFLLISNLAAVGLGTTLVALVTDELLGSAGRIGTSLSLVYGVASVGSIVLLWRGCAHFRRSLAREERLAAQGPGAIAQEPNVAT, encoded by the coding sequence ATGACCGAGCCATCACTGCTGTCCGAAATCGAACCCGAACCCCGCATGTCCGAGCGGTACAAGTCCTACATCGTCGGCATCTGTACGGCCGCGTACGTCCTGTCCTTCGTGGACCGCCAGGCCCTGTCGCTGATGATCGAGCCCATCAAGCGCGATCTCAGCCTGACGGACACGCAGTTCAGCCTCCTGAGCGGGCTCGCCTTCTCCGTGCTGTACGCGGTGATGGGACTGCCCATCGCGGCGCTCGCCGACCGCCGTTCGCGCCCCGTGATCATCTCCATCGGCATCGCGCTGTGGAGCCTGGCCACCGCGCTCTCCGGGCTGAGCAAGGGGTTCGCCCACATGTTCCTGGCCCGCGTCGGGGTGGGTGTCGGCGAGGCGTCGCTGACCCCGTCCGCGTACTCGATGTTCAGCGACATGTACCCGAAGAGCAGGCTGGGCCGGGCGGCCGGGATCTACTCGCTCGGCTCGTTCATCGGAGGCAGCGCCGCGTTCTTCATCGGCGGGTACGTCATCGGGCTGCTCAAGGACGTCGACCGGGTGTCGCTGCCGCTCGTCGGAGACGTGCACGCCTGGCAGTTGACGTTCTTCATCATTGGTCTGCCCGGACTACTCGTCGCGCTCGTGTTCCTGCTGACGGTCCGCGACCCGGTGCGGCGCGGGCTGGCACGGGACTCCGCGGGCGCCGTACGGAAGGTGGCCATGCGCGATGTGTTCACCTTCCTGCGCAGCCACGCACGGACGTTCTTCTGCCACTACGCGGGCTTCTCCTGCTACGCGATGGTGCTGCTCGGCCTCATGGCATGGGTACCGGCCTTCTACATGCGCGCGTTCGGGCTGAGCGCGACCGAGGTCGGCTATGTGCTGGGTGGTGTCGTCCTGCTGGCCAACGGCTCCGGTGTGCTCTTCGGCGGGTGGCTGGTCGACCGTCTCACCAAGCTCGGGCACCCGGACGGAGCGATGCGCGCCGGGGTCATCGGCGCGATCGGCATGCTCGTCCCCGTCATCGTCTTCCCGCACGTCAGACCCCTGTGGCTGTCGCTGGCGCTGCTCGCGGTCACGATGTTCTTCGCCTCGTTCCCGATGCCCGCGTCCACTGCCGCCATGCAGGTGCTCAGCCCGAACCAGATGCGCGCCCAGGTGTCCGCCGTCTTCCTGCTCATCTCGAACCTGGCCGCCGTGGGCCTGGGTACCACGCTGGTCGCGCTGGTCACGGACGAACTGCTCGGATCGGCCGGGCGCATCGGCACGTCCCTGTCGCTCGTGTACGGCGTCGCCTCGGTCGGCAGCATCGTGCTGCTGTGGCGCGGCTGCGCACACTTCCGCCGGAGCCTCGCACGCGAGGAACGGCTCGCAGCCCAAGGACCGGGCGCCATCGCACAGGAGCCGAACGTCGCCACCTAG
- a CDS encoding EF-hand domain-containing protein gives MAAAARKVFDRYDVDGDGQLTAEEYRQVVAELGDTGVTAEAAQELIDTIDSDGDRKVSFEEFRASMGL, from the coding sequence ATGGCAGCCGCGGCGCGGAAGGTCTTCGACCGGTACGACGTCGACGGGGACGGGCAGTTGACTGCCGAGGAGTACCGGCAGGTCGTCGCGGAGCTCGGCGACACGGGCGTCACCGCGGAGGCCGCGCAGGAGCTCATCGACACCATCGACAGCGATGGTGACCGCAAGGTCTCGTTCGAGGAGTTCCGGGCCTCCATGGGGCTCTGA
- a CDS encoding pyridoxamine 5'-phosphate oxidase family protein produces METTGIVRRRTAERLRDALGRLATERDVWVSTAHPDHGPHQVPLWFLWDGSAAWLCTGAASATARNVREEPRVHLSLPDTFDVLLLQGEAECFPDQEVPEGAAAAFAEKFGWDPRSEDGSFVYVRVVPRTVRAWRGEPELRGRVIMRDGIWLE; encoded by the coding sequence ATGGAGACCACAGGAATCGTCCGCCGCCGGACGGCGGAGCGCTTGCGCGACGCTCTGGGGCGGCTCGCCACCGAACGGGACGTATGGGTGTCGACGGCCCACCCCGATCACGGTCCGCACCAGGTGCCGCTGTGGTTCCTGTGGGACGGGAGCGCGGCGTGGCTGTGCACCGGCGCCGCGTCCGCGACTGCGCGCAACGTCCGCGAAGAACCGCGTGTGCACCTGTCGCTGCCGGACACCTTCGACGTACTGCTCCTCCAGGGTGAGGCGGAGTGCTTCCCTGACCAGGAGGTACCCGAGGGCGCGGCGGCGGCGTTCGCCGAGAAGTTCGGGTGGGATCCACGCTCGGAGGACGGCTCCTTTGTGTACGTACGCGTGGTCCCGCGGACCGTGCGCGCCTGGCGCGGCGAGCCGGAACTGCGCGGCCGGGTCATCATGCGCGACGGGATTTGGCTGGAATAG
- a CDS encoding VanZ family protein — METESRTQRRSWGRRLVRALVMAVGFVCMVAFAVGLAKATLVPSPMSESLTHTNLDPGSSIRVYFDQPDWLDTIKQVGGNVVLGMPFGVLLPVLFPRTRGFVRVVLMTALVMLTVEVAQGLLVTGRAFDIDDVILNASGAFLGYLLIGRRLGRALHPRRDHWWRRPRAEAADEPDEEGAPIPAKSRRA; from the coding sequence ATGGAAACCGAATCCCGCACGCAGAGGCGCTCGTGGGGGCGGCGGCTGGTCCGCGCCCTCGTCATGGCGGTTGGTTTCGTCTGCATGGTGGCCTTCGCCGTCGGGCTGGCGAAGGCCACCCTCGTCCCGTCCCCCATGTCGGAATCGCTGACGCACACCAACCTGGACCCGGGAAGTTCGATCCGCGTGTACTTCGACCAGCCCGACTGGCTCGACACGATCAAGCAGGTCGGCGGGAACGTCGTCCTCGGGATGCCGTTCGGAGTGCTGCTGCCGGTGCTCTTCCCGCGCACCCGGGGCTTCGTCCGGGTGGTGCTCATGACGGCGTTGGTGATGCTGACCGTCGAGGTCGCTCAGGGGCTGCTGGTCACCGGCCGGGCGTTCGACATCGATGACGTGATCCTCAACGCGTCGGGCGCCTTCCTCGGCTATCTGCTCATCGGGCGCAGGCTCGGCCGGGCACTGCACCCGCGCCGCGACCACTGGTGGCGCCGGCCACGCGCCGAAGCGGCCGACGAACCGGACGAAGAGGGTGCCCCTATTCCAGCCAAATCCCGTCGCGCATGA
- a CDS encoding lytic polysaccharide monooxygenase auxiliary activity family 9 protein produces MNARRKTAALIGAALAPVIAVSLPAGSASAHGYISTPPSRQAQCAAGTVSCGDITYEPQSVEGPKGLTSCSGGNSRFAELDDDSKGWVATPVSRNAAFEWKLTAQHATSTWQYFVGGQEIAEFNDNGAKPGATVTHQVDFGSLTGHQKVLAVWNIADTTNAFYSCIDVNVGG; encoded by the coding sequence ATGAACGCCAGAAGGAAGACCGCCGCGCTCATCGGCGCGGCCCTGGCCCCGGTCATCGCCGTCAGCCTTCCCGCCGGTTCGGCGAGCGCCCACGGCTACATCTCCACCCCGCCCAGCCGGCAGGCACAGTGCGCGGCAGGCACCGTCTCCTGCGGTGACATCACCTACGAACCGCAGAGCGTCGAAGGCCCCAAGGGACTGACGAGCTGTAGCGGCGGCAACAGCCGGTTCGCCGAACTCGACGACGACTCCAAGGGCTGGGTCGCCACACCGGTCTCCCGCAATGCCGCCTTCGAATGGAAGCTGACGGCGCAGCACGCCACCAGCACCTGGCAGTACTTCGTCGGCGGCCAGGAGATCGCCGAGTTCAACGACAACGGCGCGAAGCCGGGCGCCACGGTCACTCACCAGGTGGACTTCGGTTCACTGACGGGCCATCAAAAGGTCCTGGCCGTCTGGAACATCGCGGACACGACGAACGCGTTCTACTCCTGCATCGACGTGAACGTCGGCGGCTGA
- a CDS encoding chitinase, translated as MRLRTLSLLTATATAAVLGSLTLAGPASAEKVDAQADFVVSQGQFDQMFPGRNSFYTYEGLTAALSAYPGFTGTGSDTVRKQEAAAFLANVSHETGGLVYVVEQNTANYPHYCDSSQSYGCPAGTDKYYGRGPIQLSWNFNYKAAGDALGIDLLHNPDLVQNDAAVAWKTGLWYWNTQSGPGTMTPHNAMVNGSGFGETIRSINGTLECNGANPGQVQSRIDNYKKFSQILGVDPGANLSC; from the coding sequence ATGCGCCTCCGCACGCTCAGTCTGCTGACCGCGACCGCGACCGCCGCCGTCCTCGGGTCCCTGACCCTGGCCGGCCCCGCGTCCGCCGAAAAGGTCGACGCGCAGGCCGACTTCGTCGTCAGCCAGGGCCAGTTCGACCAGATGTTCCCGGGCCGGAACTCCTTCTACACGTACGAAGGCCTGACCGCCGCGCTCAGCGCCTACCCGGGGTTCACCGGGACGGGTAGCGACACCGTACGCAAGCAGGAGGCCGCGGCCTTCCTCGCCAACGTGAGCCACGAAACCGGCGGACTGGTCTATGTCGTCGAGCAGAACACCGCCAACTACCCGCACTACTGCGACAGTTCACAGTCGTACGGCTGTCCGGCGGGCACCGACAAGTACTACGGACGTGGCCCGATCCAGCTCAGCTGGAACTTCAACTACAAGGCCGCGGGCGACGCGCTCGGCATCGATCTGCTCCACAACCCCGATCTCGTGCAGAACGACGCGGCCGTCGCCTGGAAGACCGGCCTCTGGTACTGGAACACGCAGAGCGGTCCCGGCACCATGACCCCGCACAACGCCATGGTCAACGGTTCCGGATTCGGCGAGACCATCCGCAGCATCAACGGCACCTTGGAGTGCAACGGGGCAAACCCCGGGCAGGTCCAGAGCCGTATCGACAACTACAAGAAGTTCAGCCAGATCCTCGGCGTCGACCCGGGCGCGAATCTGAGCTGCTGA
- the proP gene encoding glycine betaine/L-proline transporter ProP, producing MPQHVREELARRLRRTKRAYRKQDVQVVEKPLLKRAVGASALGNCMEWFDFGVYSYLAATIGKVFFPGASPGAQLISSFATFAAAFVVRPLGGLVFGPLGDRIGRQKVLATTMIMMAAGTFSIGLIPSYATIGIAAPILLLLARMVQGFSTGGEYGGATTFVAEYSPDRRRGFLSSWLDFGTFVGYALGSALVTVLNVVLTDDQMLTWGWRLPFLIAGPLGIIGLYMRLKLEESPAFQQQLDEHEKSLAQDSVGSEFKTIIREHWRPLLVCMGLVLLYNVTNYMVTGYLPTYQTETLDRSSTSADILVLIGMVWIVLLITFLGRLSDHIGRRPLYAGAAVAMIILAIPAFLLIKAQGTWPPIFGVLILSTLLACFAAPSAATLPALFPTAVRYAAMGIGFNFAVAAFGGTTPLVTEALVNATGDKLVPAYYLMVAGVIGLVTVKFLPESAQLPLSGSQPMVGSAEEQKELIDTSQDLYRYAKEESSTR from the coding sequence ATGCCCCAGCATGTGCGCGAGGAACTGGCTCGCCGGCTGCGACGCACCAAGCGGGCCTATCGCAAGCAGGACGTCCAGGTCGTCGAGAAACCCCTGCTCAAGCGGGCTGTCGGCGCCTCGGCGCTCGGCAACTGCATGGAGTGGTTCGACTTCGGTGTCTACAGCTATCTCGCAGCCACCATCGGCAAAGTGTTCTTCCCGGGCGCCTCTCCGGGTGCCCAGCTGATCTCGTCCTTCGCAACATTTGCTGCCGCATTCGTGGTGCGACCGCTCGGCGGCCTGGTGTTCGGCCCGCTCGGTGACCGGATCGGGCGGCAGAAGGTACTCGCCACCACCATGATCATGATGGCGGCGGGAACGTTCTCGATCGGACTCATCCCGAGCTACGCGACCATCGGCATCGCCGCTCCGATTCTTCTGCTGCTCGCCCGAATGGTGCAAGGCTTCTCGACCGGTGGCGAATACGGCGGTGCCACCACCTTCGTCGCCGAGTATTCGCCGGACCGACGGCGCGGCTTCCTCTCCAGCTGGCTCGACTTCGGCACCTTCGTCGGCTACGCCCTGGGCTCCGCGCTGGTCACCGTGTTGAACGTGGTCCTCACGGACGACCAGATGCTGACCTGGGGCTGGCGCCTGCCGTTCCTGATCGCGGGACCGCTGGGCATCATCGGCCTCTACATGCGGCTGAAGCTGGAGGAGTCCCCCGCCTTCCAGCAACAGCTCGACGAACACGAGAAGAGCCTCGCCCAGGACTCGGTCGGCAGTGAGTTCAAGACCATCATCCGTGAGCACTGGCGCCCCCTGCTGGTGTGCATGGGCCTGGTCCTGCTCTACAACGTCACGAACTACATGGTCACCGGCTATCTGCCGACCTATCAGACGGAAACGCTGGACCGCTCCAGTACCTCGGCGGACATCCTGGTGCTCATCGGCATGGTGTGGATCGTCCTTCTCATCACGTTCCTCGGGCGCCTCAGCGACCACATCGGCAGGCGCCCCCTGTACGCGGGCGCGGCAGTCGCCATGATCATCCTCGCCATCCCCGCCTTCCTCCTCATCAAGGCGCAGGGCACCTGGCCACCCATCTTCGGCGTGCTGATCCTCTCGACGCTCCTTGCGTGCTTCGCCGCGCCGAGCGCCGCAACGCTCCCCGCGCTGTTCCCCACCGCGGTGCGGTACGCGGCGATGGGCATCGGCTTCAACTTCGCCGTGGCGGCGTTCGGAGGCACCACCCCGCTGGTGACAGAGGCGCTGGTGAACGCGACCGGCGACAAGCTGGTGCCCGCCTACTACTTGATGGTGGCTGGAGTCATCGGCCTGGTGACCGTCAAGTTCCTGCCGGAGAGCGCCCAGTTGCCCCTCAGCGGGTCCCAGCCCATGGTCGGTTCGGCGGAGGAACAGAAGGAACTCATCGACACGTCCCAGGACCTGTACCGGTACGCCAAGGAAGAGTCCTCGACGCGCTGA
- a CDS encoding helix-turn-helix transcriptional regulator has translation MDDNLLGDFLRTRRAGLQPEDVGMASHGARRVAGLRREEVAVLAGVNADYYTRLEQGRERRPSAQVVDALSRALRLDADARTHLYRLAGATPDDRPSVHAAERVGPALRQLMDGYANTPAFVMNRTLDLLAVNALADALYAPFEPADNLARMAFLDPAGRTFYADWDRAAQATVANLREATGFDPDSPRLRELVRTLTEHSADFARLWNAHTVRGKTQDAKHFLHPDVGALTLNYQAFDVREAPGQQLVIYHADPGSPSAQSLDLLGSIHATRRQPDPRFHR, from the coding sequence ATGGACGACAACCTCCTGGGAGACTTCCTGCGCACACGCCGAGCCGGCCTTCAGCCGGAGGACGTCGGTATGGCGAGCCATGGGGCCCGCAGAGTCGCCGGACTGCGCCGCGAGGAGGTCGCCGTCCTGGCCGGAGTGAACGCCGACTACTACACCCGCCTGGAACAAGGACGCGAACGCCGTCCCTCGGCCCAGGTGGTCGACGCCCTCAGCCGCGCGCTGCGCCTCGACGCGGACGCCCGCACACACCTGTACCGACTGGCCGGGGCCACGCCGGACGACCGGCCCTCCGTCCACGCCGCCGAGCGGGTCGGCCCGGCGCTGCGCCAGCTGATGGACGGCTACGCGAACACGCCGGCGTTCGTCATGAACCGGACCCTGGACCTCCTCGCGGTCAACGCCCTGGCCGATGCCCTCTACGCCCCGTTCGAGCCGGCGGACAACTTGGCCCGCATGGCCTTCCTCGACCCCGCGGGCCGTACCTTCTACGCGGACTGGGACCGGGCGGCACAGGCCACCGTCGCCAACCTCCGCGAGGCAACCGGATTCGACCCGGACAGCCCACGGCTGCGCGAGCTCGTCCGCACCCTGACCGAGCACAGCGCGGACTTCGCCCGCCTCTGGAACGCCCACACCGTGCGCGGAAAGACCCAGGACGCCAAACACTTCCTCCACCCGGACGTGGGTGCCCTCACGCTCAACTACCAGGCCTTCGACGTACGCGAAGCGCCGGGCCAGCAGCTCGTCATCTACCACGCCGACCCGGGCAGCCCCAGCGCCCAGTCCCTCGATCTGCTCGGCTCCATCCACGCCACCCGGCGCCAACCGGACCCCCGGTTCCACCGCTGA
- a CDS encoding SDR family NAD(P)-dependent oxidoreductase, whose amino-acid sequence MTGQRLDGKVALITGATGGLGTATAELFAREGARLVITDVAEGPLRDLSDRIGAHGAEVVAAHLDVSSAREWDEVITLVRDRFGTLDVLVNLAGIVDWPGVEDTREEAWDRVIDVNQKGTWLGMKASLPLLRASGNASVINTSSVLGLVGSGAAAAYQASKGAVRLLSKTAAVEYARQGVRINSVHPGVIATPMIQEILDDQGDQQPDIRRTPMRRAGRADEIAPAILFLACEDSSFVTGSELVVDGGLTAH is encoded by the coding sequence ATGACGGGACAACGACTTGACGGCAAGGTCGCCCTGATCACCGGCGCGACCGGCGGCCTCGGTACAGCGACCGCCGAGCTCTTCGCCCGCGAAGGCGCCCGGCTGGTGATCACCGATGTCGCCGAAGGTCCCCTGCGGGACCTGTCCGACCGGATCGGGGCACACGGTGCGGAGGTCGTCGCCGCCCACCTCGATGTCTCCTCCGCGCGGGAATGGGACGAGGTGATCACCCTCGTACGGGACCGATTCGGAACCCTGGACGTGCTCGTGAACCTCGCCGGCATCGTGGACTGGCCAGGCGTCGAGGACACGCGGGAAGAGGCTTGGGACCGCGTCATCGACGTGAACCAGAAGGGCACATGGCTCGGCATGAAGGCATCGTTGCCGCTCCTGCGCGCGAGCGGCAACGCGTCGGTGATCAATACGTCGTCGGTACTCGGCCTGGTGGGAAGCGGTGCGGCTGCGGCCTACCAAGCGTCCAAGGGGGCCGTGCGCCTGTTGAGCAAGACCGCCGCGGTCGAGTACGCCCGGCAGGGAGTACGGATCAACTCGGTGCATCCCGGGGTGATCGCCACACCGATGATCCAGGAAATCCTGGACGACCAGGGCGACCAGCAGCCGGACATCCGACGCACCCCGATGCGCCGCGCCGGCCGCGCCGACGAGATCGCCCCCGCGATCCTCTTTCTCGCCTGCGAAGACTCCTCGTTCGTCACCGGCTCGGAGCTGGTGGTCGACGGCGGACTCACCGCGCACTGA